AAATCTTTGTATTCCATCTCACGTGTAGCGAATCCTATAACTACTAGGATTAAATATTCTATGTTTTTTAATAATATACCGTATGCCTTGTGTGGTCACTGTAGGTGGATTTTATGGAGATGAAGGGAAGGGAAAGGTAGTTGCATATCTTTCTATTAAGGATAATTACGACATAGCAGCTAGGGGTGGTGCTGGGCCTAATGCAGGTCATACTTTTGTTCAAAATAACAAAGAGTTCAAAGTTAGAATGTTACCTAGTGCAGTATTGAACAAGGATACTAGGTTATTAATTGGTGCAGGTGTCCTCATAGAACCGAACATATTATTGAAAGAAATAGAGACATTCGGGACTACCGATAGGACTTTTGTAGACTTTCAATGTGGTATTATAGAAAAAATTCATCAGGATAAGGATAAAAATAGTGATCATCTCAAGAAATTAATCGGTACTACGGGGACAGGGACTGGACCCGCGAATGCAGACCGAGCATTGCGAAGTCTAAAGCTTGCAAAGGATTTTCCAGAAATAGCCTTATTTTTGGAGGATGTTAGTAATTCCATTAACCATTCAATAGACAACAAGGAAAAGGTACTAATTGAAGGGACTCAAGGTACTTTTTTGTCACTATTTCACGGGACGTACCCTTTTGTAACATCAAAAGATGTTTCAGCTTCGGCCATTTGCTCTGATGTCGGGGTGGGCCCAAAAAAAATAGATGAGGTCTTAATTGTTTTTAAGTCGTATGTTACAAGGGTAGGTGAAGGACCATTAAATTCTGAAATAAGTAGCGAGCAAGCAAAAGAGAGAAATTGGTTAGAATACGGAAGCGTAACGGGAAGACAAAGAAGGTCAGCTCCATTTGATTACGACTTAGCAAAAAAAGCGATTCGAATTAATAGTGCAACACAAGTGGCGTTGACAAAATTAGACATTATTTTCCCAGAATCTAAAGGTATTACAGATTTTTCTAAATTACCTCTCAAAGCTAAAGAATTTGTGAATAATATTGAATCAGAGACAGGATTACCAGTAACTATTATAGGGACTGGAGCAGAGATAATGGATACGATAGATAGAAGAAATTACAAATAATTTTCAAGGATCGAAGATATCAACCTAGTTGTCATAATCTTCAAAAGGCAAGAAAAAGAAAATGTTCTTGGTTTTGGCTCATCCCTAATCTTATGGAGTTCATACTTTAGTAGGTATGAAAAGATACCATATTACATCATCTTGTTAAAAAGATCCCGTTTTAAGAACCATCTATTAGATAGAGAGACGTCCTTGATTATGCGACTACGAGTGGAATTTTATAGTCAGAATTAAAAGTTCGGGCTCAGTTTCAAATGAGTCAATAAAATCTTTAGGATGGTGAGATTTCATTTAAATGACAAACCAGTAATGAGGTAATGTACTTGGTCTTACCATGATCCTTGCAAATGTTTAGACCAGTTATATATGGCGTTCAATAATGCAATTCCACGGAACTTAATATGGTTTGCCAGAGTTCCAGTGTTGTTCTTACCCTTGGAATTGGGCAAATACCTTACAGATGAGTGCTACAGGTATCAAGATTCTGCGTGACAAGAGTGTGAATATGAAAGATTCTTGATCACTAATCAGTTTAGCGCTAGTTTAGACATATTTAAAATACACTCATCAGAATAATTATAAAAAAAGTGGTTGAAAATCTTAAATTACGTCTACATCGTGTGGATGGCTCTCCTTATAACCTGCTAGAGTAATTTTTATGAATTCTGCATTTTCCTGCATTTCGCCGATTGTATTGGCTCCACAATAGCTTAGCCCGGATCTTACCCCACCGACAAGTTGTCGTATAATTTCAATTACGCTGCCTTTATAGGGCACCATAGCTTCAACGCCTTCTGGGACATAGTCATTTAAATCCTCGTTATCTGAACTTGAATCAGGGTTTTCTCTATATCTTCGTCCCAAAGCAGCATAAAAAGATGCCATACCGCGATACATTTTATATTTTTTACCATTTTTCACTAGGGTCTTGCCAGGGCTTTCATCAGTACCCCCAAACATACTCCCTATCATGACTGATGACGAACCAGCAGCTAAGGCCTTGGTCATATCGCCTGAAGTTCTAGTTCCACCATCGGAAATAATCGGGATATCATATTTCTTTCCCATCTTAACACTATCAATAATGGCTGTTAATTGAGGAACCCCAGAACCAGTAACAATTCTGGTGATACAAATTGAACCTGACCCAACGCCTACCTTAACTGCATCAACTCCTGCTTTTATTAGATCTTCGGTTCCCCTTCCAGTTGCAATATTTCCAGCTATAAGCTCACAAGAAGGAAATGCTTTTTTAATCATCTTTACAGTATTTATGGCGTTGTCACTGTGCCCATGTGCTATATCTACAACAATTACGTCTGCTCCATTGTTTAATAGCGATTCAGTTCTTTCTAGGTAATCACCCTTTACTCCTACCGCGGCGCCAACAAGCAGTCTTCCTTTCTTATCTTTCGAAGCATTTGGATATTCCTCCATTTTCAATATATCTTTACCAGTAATAAGTCCGCTAATCTCGCCGTTTTCATTAATAACGGGCAATTTCTCAATTTTATTCCTATGAAGAATTTCTTTAGCTTGATCTATAGTAGTACCAACTTTAGCAGAAACTACATCTTTAGTCATCAGATCGGAGACCAGTACATTTAAGTTTCTTTCAAAAACAGTATCTCTGCGTGTCAATATTCCACAGAGTTTATTATTGGAATCTTTTACTAACAATCCGGAAATTCCATTTTCTGACATTAAAGAGTTAGCTTCCTTTATAGTACTAGTAGGACCAATCGTATAAGGTTGCTCAATAACAACAGATTCGCTCCGCTTTACCTTTAAAACTTGTTCGACTTGATCTTGGATAGTCATGAATCTATGTATTATTCCAATTCCCCCTTCTCTTGCTAATGCGATTGCCATTCTTGATTCGGTCACCGAATCCATGTTGGCACTTATAATCGGGACATTAAGACTAACATTTGAAGAAAGTCTTGTTTTTAGACTGGTTTGTGATCGAGACACGATAGGTGATTTCTTAGGCACCAAGAGAACGTCATCAAAGGTGAGGCCTTCTTTGAAGTACAATATTACCTTAATCCATATCATGTCCTAGGATTATAAGCGTTTTCTTTTTTGTTTGAAAGTTGTAAAGTGATTAGCGTACCACAATAATTGTGACTATGAAGGATATAACTTTGTTTTCACTTTAGATAGAGCATAAAATTGTAAGTAGGTACTATGGTACCTATATTACAAAAATTATTGTGTCGAATTCAAAGTAGAGTTGTGTGCTAATTGCGTTGATTCAGCTGCCGAACCCAATGGGATTTCTATGAAAGGAATAGCGCCAACGTCACTACCTCCACCTGCACCACCGCTGCTTCCAGTTACTAAGGGAAGTTTTCCATCCCATCTTTGAGTCTTTAACCAATCTAAGTATGTACTGCTATTTTGAAGCTGAACATCAATAATCTTTATGGCTTCGGATTCACCTTGTGCTTTTAATATGTTTGCTTGTCGAAGACCTTCTGCGTTCGCTATATTTGCCTTCTGTTCACCTAATGCCCTAGCTTCCGTTTGTTGGGCTTCGATTTGTATTCTGCGAAGTTCATTTTGAGCCTGGAGTGCACGCTGTTCGGCCTGGACCTTAGCTTCCACTGCTTGAACAAATTGATCTGAAAATTGGAAGTCAGTGATTGATATTGTGTCCATAATGATATTGTAAGGAGTTAACCTAGCCTCTATTTGTTCCTCTATTTCAGATTTAACTTGATCTCTTTTAGTAATCAACTCTTCTGCGTTATATCTCGCAGTTACTTGCTTAACAGACTCCTGAATTGTTGGAACTATAACCCGGTTAGAATAATCAAGACCTATCTCTTTATACAATATTGGAACAGTGTCTGGGTTGATTCGATAATTCAACGCGACTTCTGTCGCCACATTTTGAAGGTCTTTTGAAGCTGAAGTGGTGCTCTCAACAATTTTTTGGGTTCGAACTTCCATTGGCACTATTGAATCCCTGAACGGTAATACAAAATGCAATCCTTCGCTCAAAGATACCGAGGTATCAACTGCACCAAATTTTAGTAATACGCCACGGTTACCAGCCTCAACAATCTTCAAACTAGAGGTCAGTACAACAAAAATAATAATAATAGCAATTATTGCAGGTATAGCTATTTTTAATGGACTAGAAAAACCAAATCCACCTCCACCGCCAACATCTTCCAGTGGTTCCCCATCTGGTGTAATTCGCCTATTTCGCTTAGATTTAAAAAAATCTACCATGTTTGTATTAATTTACGAATATACGTGATTTAAATATTTATAAATATTAATTCTATGAACTATAATTTACCAAAGTGTTCGAGGAATTCTTTGGAAAAATTAGCAGTTTCTGACAGATTTGAAACCTCTTTCATATTAGCATTTTTTATCCAAACTATATTTCCATCCAAATCTACTAAGATCTGCTTTGATCGTTCGAGATATCTTAAAATGGCGTTAATTTTGTCCAATGATAGAGTAGGAGACAGCAGCTTCCTCAAATCTCTTAGCTTGGGAAAAGGCCTTACATTCTTTATCGTTTCGATAAAATAATCAACTTCCGCATCAGTATACACATTTAGGGCATCCAATCTTCTTTTCTTGTTGACTTTTTTTTTCTTAATATTTGAATTTTAGATCCAGAGTTTATAAAAATTTTTTGTTGATATAAAATAGAAATTTAGCTTAAGGAAGATGGACAAACATACAGAATAATCTAATTGATCGGCGGGACAATTTGAATTCAAGAATTAAGGAAAAAATTATTTTATGCACATATCACCCCTAGATATTTGTCTGTTGGAAATTGTACTCCCAAGAAGGAAAATAGAAATAAAGAGAATAGACTCGACGTTATTCCTAAAGCCCATAATTAAAAGAAGAAGGATGAAATAAGAACAGACAGAATGGAAGGTCCCTTGAAGTCATTTATGAATTAATCCAGCAGAAAGGATATGCAAATACAGCAGATATTTCAAATCACCTAAATGTAAGATCACCAAGCGTGACCAAGATGGTTAAGAAATTGGATGATAATCATTATCTTATTTACGAAAAATACAGAGACCTGATGCTTACAGGGGCAGGAATCAATATAGCACAAAATATACGAGAAAAACACAGCTTGTTTGTAGAATTTTTAAAGATGATAAAAGTATAGGAGGATGTTGCTCATCTGGATGCGGAAGGGATAGAGCATCATTTACATCCACAAATGATAAAAAGTCTAGAGAAACTAATACCAGTTCTAAAAAAAATCAAACCAAAAATCAGCAACGGATTCAGGTAGTTTGTATTTATAGAGAAATTAGGGCTGCGACTTGCTAGGGAAATGGAAGGTCTACATCTATTTTTAAGTATGAAATATCAACAATTCCCTTATTAACGGGAGACGAAATTTCACTCGATTTTTTGGCACCATCACCATTACACAGGTTCAGGAAATCGCAGTTATTGTGAAAAGTTTGATTAATGTCATACTTATTAACGTAATAATCCGATGCCACTGGAGATTCGGAGTATGTGAAGTTCAAGAAGGACCCATTTAAGGTCAAGATTGAGAGTAAGGATGATATACTTATGACTAAAAGTGTAACTTTCCTAAATAAGATCATCTTAACTCGTATTTTATTTCTAAATAAATTATAATTGCATTTCTTCATATAGTGTAGTTATTTTAATTCTAATGGATATACTAGAAAAAATGATATGCGAATTAACAAAGTAGTATGAATTAAACTATTATCAGAATATATCTATCCGGAAAAAAGAACCTGGTTTCATTTACTAGTATTTGATTCGGTTAATATATTGTGAATTCTGATAATTGAATCTATATGAATCTAAATAGACCAGAATTA
This Candidatus Nitrosocosmicus oleophilus DNA region includes the following protein-coding sequences:
- a CDS encoding adenylosuccinate synthetase, which encodes MPCVVTVGGFYGDEGKGKVVAYLSIKDNYDIAARGGAGPNAGHTFVQNNKEFKVRMLPSAVLNKDTRLLIGAGVLIEPNILLKEIETFGTTDRTFVDFQCGIIEKIHQDKDKNSDHLKKLIGTTGTGTGPANADRALRSLKLAKDFPEIALFLEDVSNSINHSIDNKEKVLIEGTQGTFLSLFHGTYPFVTSKDVSASAICSDVGVGPKKIDEVLIVFKSYVTRVGEGPLNSEISSEQAKERNWLEYGSVTGRQRRSAPFDYDLAKKAIRINSATQVALTKLDIIFPESKGITDFSKLPLKAKEFVNNIESETGLPVTIIGTGAEIMDTIDRRNYK
- the guaB gene encoding IMP dehydrogenase — translated: MYFKEGLTFDDVLLVPKKSPIVSRSQTSLKTRLSSNVSLNVPIISANMDSVTESRMAIALAREGGIGIIHRFMTIQDQVEQVLKVKRSESVVIEQPYTIGPTSTIKEANSLMSENGISGLLVKDSNNKLCGILTRRDTVFERNLNVLVSDLMTKDVVSAKVGTTIDQAKEILHRNKIEKLPVINENGEISGLITGKDILKMEEYPNASKDKKGRLLVGAAVGVKGDYLERTESLLNNGADVIVVDIAHGHSDNAINTVKMIKKAFPSCELIAGNIATGRGTEDLIKAGVDAVKVGVGSGSICITRIVTGSGVPQLTAIIDSVKMGKKYDIPIISDGGTRTSGDMTKALAAGSSSVMIGSMFGGTDESPGKTLVKNGKKYKMYRGMASFYAALGRRYRENPDSSSDNEDLNDYVPEGVEAMVPYKGSVIEIIRQLVGGVRSGLSYCGANTIGEMQENAEFIKITLAGYKESHPHDVDVI
- a CDS encoding prohibitin family protein; its protein translation is MVDFFKSKRNRRITPDGEPLEDVGGGGGFGFSSPLKIAIPAIIAIIIIFVVLTSSLKIVEAGNRGVLLKFGAVDTSVSLSEGLHFVLPFRDSIVPMEVRTQKIVESTTSASKDLQNVATEVALNYRINPDTVPILYKEIGLDYSNRVIVPTIQESVKQVTARYNAEELITKRDQVKSEIEEQIEARLTPYNIIMDTISITDFQFSDQFVQAVEAKVQAEQRALQAQNELRRIQIEAQQTEARALGEQKANIANAEGLRQANILKAQGESEAIKIIDVQLQNSSTYLDWLKTQRWDGKLPLVTGSSGGAGGGSDVGAIPFIEIPLGSAAESTQLAHNSTLNSTQ